The Bradyrhizobium barranii subsp. barranii genome segment TAGCCCTGTGCCTCGGCCTCCGCGGCCCTGGAGTCAACCAGCGGTAGCAGCGCGTCGAGGCGCGCATGGAACTCGGCCACCGTCGGGGTCGCGGAAGGTTTTACGGCGAGTTGCACGGAAGGGCTCATGGTCGGTGTCTCCACGTCGGGCTGTTGGTTCTTCGCGCAACGCTGCTGGACGCGAAGATCTGGGTCGGGCGGAACAGACGCCGGTCGCGGGCAAGACTCCGCCCACACGCGCCAACGCCTGTTGGTGCGCGCGACGAACGGCTCGCGTTGGTGTCGAAATGTCCCCGTCGGAACCGCGCGAACGTCGTTACGCGATCCCGATGGCCGGGATGCTAGCCCGTCCTATTCGTGAGAGTGCGGCTTTTGGGCCCGATTGATGCGGCCGCACATCTTGTCTGACGAGGCGCACAGGATTGCCTTCGGCTTTTCGCCGCCTGACGACCGGTACTTTGCAACGCGCTTGAGGGATGGGTTGGGCGAACGGGGGCGGACGCCCCGCCGGTCAAGGACCGAGCGGCAGCAGCGCGCCGGGCAAGCCGCAGATCAGGTCGGCTTCGGGACATGCCGCGGCAAACGCAAGGCGAATGCGGCTCGTGGTCTCGACGACACGGGCGGCGATTTTCAAGAGACGAAGACGCAGCGTCGCGAACTCGGCAGCGGCCAATTCCCGGGCTTTGGGAATGGCGTCGCGCACGGTCAGCATCAGCCAATAAGCGGCCGTATGGAGCACGAGACGGACCTGGTTGGCGAGCGCCGAACGGCAGCTGGTGCGATCGGAGGCGAGCTGCGTCTTATGCAGCTTGATCAGATTCTCGGCTTGGCCGCGCGCGCAATACAGGCTGTCGTAGATCCACTCGGCCGAGCCGACATCGAGGCTGGTGACGACGAAGCGGATGTCGAGGCCGAGCATCGTCGCCTCAATACGGGCGACAGTGCGCCGTTCGCGATCCCAGGACTTTGCCTTGTGGCGCGTCTCGGTATAGCCACGCAGAACCGGCAGGTTCTCGATGGCGCGTCGCGTGCGGATGTCGTCGGCGACCTCTTCGACTTTTCTGGCGAGAGGCTTGGTGCCGGACAGACCGAAGATGTAGTCGATGCCGTTGGTCTCGCACCACGCCATGGCCTCCGGCCGGGCATAGTGCCCGTCGCCACGGAACGTAATTTGCGTGTTGTGCCATCGCGTCCGGATATGCCGTACCAGGCGGCGCAGATGGGCACGCACCTCGACGCCGCCCGGCGTCTTGCCGGGCCGCAGCACGACGGCCACGGGCCGGCTCTTCTCCGTGTCGTAGACGTGGATCGGCAGAAAGCAGCGTTCATCATAATGAGCGTTGAACAGCGAGAGCTGCTGATGGCCGTGGACGACGTCGCAGGTATCATCGATGTCGAGCGTGACGGATGCCGGCTCGTGGGGGTAGCTATCCATCCATGCGTCGACCAAAATGTAGGTCAGTC includes the following:
- a CDS encoding IS1380-like element ISBdi2 family transposase produces the protein MTDDTIPPFSFPAVHAKKVTAAFDGGRLTSNGGVMLLAMAERRLGLADNLARVFPDRRDPTRVVHSLVDMFRARMFAICCGYEDADDLDHLRSDPAFKLACGRLPDTGRDLCSQPTLSRLENAPRLRDVIRLTYILVDAWMDSYPHEPASVTLDIDDTCDVVHGHQQLSLFNAHYDERCFLPIHVYDTEKSRPVAVVLRPGKTPGGVEVRAHLRRLVRHIRTRWHNTQITFRGDGHYARPEAMAWCETNGIDYIFGLSGTKPLARKVEEVADDIRTRRAIENLPVLRGYTETRHKAKSWDRERRTVARIEATMLGLDIRFVVTSLDVGSAEWIYDSLYCARGQAENLIKLHKTQLASDRTSCRSALANQVRLVLHTAAYWLMLTVRDAIPKARELAAAEFATLRLRLLKIAARVVETTSRIRLAFAAACPEADLICGLPGALLPLGP